The Caenorhabditis elegans chromosome II genome has a segment encoding these proteins:
- the F13H8.1 gene encoding Enhancer of polycomb-like protein (Confirmed by transcript evidence): protein MSSSSGSSQPKRLGRRVFPNQQSDQIRRSQQFLHYVPPPEPPVDYTIRVPQEKDYKVIGDVFQRPSSVDYSKEETHLTSSSKGTPRLGGRRNTVEEVLDELDTVLFEASIPFDELKQKVERFNLTFKPYAPEITVDDLPEIPYSTDIKRTPRLEARPTKETIQEERNRVEIENQYKKTLEKIEMAKQHYSPQYFREQFEREGIPHWKRNLLADKKSKEAIRRIEHDAWLDFERVKQKLSTKPQIKRSSSLQMRGPRIKPEIS from the exons ATGTCGTCTTCGTCCGGATCGTCTCAACCGAAACGTCTTGGTCGAAGAGTTTTTCCAAATCAGCAATCAGATCAAATTAGAAGATCACAACAGTTTTTGCATTATGTCCCACCGCCAGAACCACCAGTTGATTATACAATTCGAGTTCCACAAG aaaaagactATAAAGTAATCGGTGACGTATTTCAACGCCCCTCGTCTGTCGACTATTCAAAAGAGGAAACACATTTGAC gtcatcaTCAAAGGGTACTCCTCGTCTTGGAGGACGTCGAAATACGGTTGAAGAAGTTTTGGATGAACTCGACACCGTACTTTTTGAAGCTTCAATTCCATTTGATGAGCTCAAACAAAAAGTGGAAAGGTTCAATCTAACATTCAAACCATACGCTCCTGAAATTACAGTAGACGATCTTCCAGAAATTCCATATAGCACAG acataaaAAGAACGCCGAGACTTGAAGCAAGACCTACAAAGGAAACAATTCAAGAAGAGAGAAACCGagtggaaattgaaaatcaatacaaaaAG acactggaaaaaattgaaatggcCAAGCAGCACTATTCTCCACAGTACTTCAGAGAACAATTTGAAAGAGAAGGAATTCCGCATTGGAAACGAAATCTTTTAGCcgacaaaaaatcaaaggaAGCAATCAGACGAATTGAGCATGATGCATGGCTGGATTTTGAAAGAGTTAAACAGAAATTATCGACAAAACCACAAATCAAACGGTCGTCCAGTCTCCAAATGAGAGGTCCACGTATCAAACCTGAGATATCATAA
- the F13H8.1 gene encoding Enhancer of polycomb-like protein (Partially confirmed by transcript evidence) produces the protein MSSSSGSSQPKRLGRRVFPNQQSDQIRRSQQFLHYVPPPEPPVDYTIRVPQEKDYKVIGDVFQRPSSVDYSKEETHLTSSSKGTPRLGGRRNTVEEVLDELDTVLFEASIPFDELKQKVERFNLTFKPYAPEITVDDLPEIPYSTGNLTKNISWLQ, from the exons ATGTCGTCTTCGTCCGGATCGTCTCAACCGAAACGTCTTGGTCGAAGAGTTTTTCCAAATCAGCAATCAGATCAAATTAGAAGATCACAACAGTTTTTGCATTATGTCCCACCGCCAGAACCACCAGTTGATTATACAATTCGAGTTCCACAAG aaaaagactATAAAGTAATCGGTGACGTATTTCAACGCCCCTCGTCTGTCGACTATTCAAAAGAGGAAACACATTTGAC gtcatcaTCAAAGGGTACTCCTCGTCTTGGAGGACGTCGAAATACGGTTGAAGAAGTTTTGGATGAACTCGACACCGTACTTTTTGAAGCTTCAATTCCATTTGATGAGCTCAAACAAAAAGTGGAAAGGTTCAATCTAACATTCAAACCATACGCTCCTGAAATTACAGTAGACGATCTTCCAGAAATTCCATATAGCACAGGTaacttaacaaaaaatatttcatggTTACAGTAG
- the F13H8.6 gene encoding DUF4238 domain-containing protein (Confirmed by transcript evidence), producing MDSISRRARFRFGKMLNSAAAVINQSTLRRRSHFARSATTNSYGPIPIDGDSSIPLMYSSQTNSTGSNNSIVSIPGLGNVSNLIQVRSLEQSMENDLNAITLSEINGKGEIVPYIKPETDQSKILAGFIKIAEYMYITDNRELLDRDELASAGISHVVSLGNDLPLAVSVTRRDGHLVMIPLTLFHETDVDPVQPFKNLSAKFDNVNLFIENARKISQKVVIYSKNRQWAYFVAAQYNVDYYELEPGKALHHLMKLTGEEWVDLPEKCMKRLKEWKSLGEKRRAQSPTERKLSLSINSISK from the exons atggACAGCATATCTCGTCGTGCAAGATTTCGTTTTGGCAAGATGCTCAattctgctgctgctgttaTCAATCAATCAACACTTCGTCGTCGATCTCATTTTGCCCGTTCTGCTACAACCAACAGCTATGGACCGATTCCTATTGACGGTGATAGTTCTATTCCGCTTATGTATTCTTCTCA aacaaattcAACAGGCTCAAACAATTCAATCGTCTCTATTCCAGGCCTCGGGAACGTTTCAAAT CTGATCCAAGTCAGATCCCTCGAACAATCAATGGAAAACGATTTAAACGCGATAACTTTGAGTGAGATTAATGGAAAAGGAGAAATTGTTCCTTATATCAAACCAGAAACGGATCAATCAAAGATATTGGCTGGATTCATAAAAATAGCAGAGTACATGTACATTACGGATAATCGAGAGTTATTGGACAGAGATGAGTTGGCATCTGCTGGAATAAGTCATGTCGTT agtctCGGAAACGATTTGCCACTGGCTGTAAGTGTCACTAGACGGGATGGGCATCTTGTAATGATTCCTCTCACTTTGTTTCATGAAACTGATGTGGATCCAGTTCAACCGTTTAAG aaccTCTCTGCAAAGTTTGACAACGTCAACTTGTTCATTGAGAACGCTCgtaaaatatctcaaaaagttgtcatCTACAGTAAAAATCGCCAATGGGCATACTTTGTAGCGGCTCAGTATAACGTGGA ttACTACGAGTTGGAGCCAGGAAAGGCATTACATCATTTAATGAAACTAACTGGAGAAGAATGGGTTGATCTACCAGAAAAGTGTATGAAGAGATTGAAAGAATGGAAAAGTCTTGGAGAAAAACGAAGAGCTCAATCACCAACTGAGAGAAAGTTGAGCTTGTCAATTAATAGTATTTCTAAAtaa
- the upb-1 gene encoding Beta-ureidopropionase (Confirmed by transcript evidence): MSAAPAQFDGVETALAEKLDGVSLDEVERILYGRPYRALEISSIAEKLAQDGDFQLSGYIVDAQKEQTRAPRLVRVAAIQNKIHRPTTDSVVEQRDAIHQRVGAMIEAAASAGANVIGLQEAWTMPFAFCTRERLPWTEFAESVYTGPTTQFLSKLAVKHDIVIISPILERDEEKDDVIWNTAVVISHTGRVIGRSRKNHIPRVGDFNESTYYMESTLGHPVFETKYGRIGINICYGRHHPQNWMMYALNGAEIIFNPSATVGALSEPLWGIEARNAAIANHVFTVGINRVGTEVFPNEFTSGNGQPAHKDFGHFYGSSYIAAPDGSRTPALSRVREGVLIAELDLNLCRQCKDAWGFRMTNRLDMYAQKITEVSNPDYRPDIRREQ, translated from the exons ATGTCTGCAGCTCCGGCTCAATTCGATGGCGTTGAAACTgctttggctgaaaaattggacgGAGTTTCTTTAGATGAAGTCGAAAGAATTCTTTATGGTAGACCATACAg agcaCTGGAAATTTCTTCTATTGCGGAAAAACTAGCACAAGATGGTGATTTCCAACTGTCTGGATACATTGTGGACGCTCAAAAAGAACAAACAAGAGCTCCAAGACTG GTTCGCGTTGCCgctattcaaaacaaaatccaCCGTCCAACTACAGACAGTGTCGTTGAACAACGTGATGCAATTCATCAACGTGTCGGAGCAATGATTGAAGCTGCTGCTTCCGCTGGAGCTAATGTTATTGGACTTCAAGAAGCTTGGACAATGCCATTTGCATTCTGTACTCGTGAACGTCTTCCATGGACAGAATTCGCAGAATCTGTATACACTGGACCAACTACACAATTCCTTTCTAAATTGGCCGTGAAACATGATATTGTGAttatttctccaattttggaAAGAGACGAAGAAAAGGATGATGTTATTTGGAATACAGCTGTTGTGATTTCTCATACTGGACGGGTTATCGGAAGATCTAGAAAGAATCATATTCCAAGAGTTGGAGATTTTAATGAATCTACATACTATATGGAGTCCACACTTGGTCATCcagtttttgaaaccaaataCGGTCGTATCGGAATCAATATTTGTTACGGACGCCATCATCCACAAAATTGGATGATGTACGCTCTTAACGGTGCAGAGATCATCTTCAATCCATCAGCAACAGTTGGTGCTCTCAG TGAACCACTCTGGGGTATCGAAGCACGAAATGCTGCCATTGCCAATCACGTCTTCACAGTTGGAATTAACCGCGTGGGCACTGAAGTCTTCCCAAATGAATTTACCAGTGGAAATGGGCAACCAGCGCACAAAGACTTCGGTCACTTTTATGGATCCAGTTATATTGCTGCTCCTGATGGTAGCCGTACTCCA gcattatCTCGTGTTCGTGAGGGAGTTCTCATTGCTGAACTCGACTTAAATCTGTGTCGTCAATGCAAGGATGCTTGGGGATTCAGAATGACAAACCGTCTCGACATGTACGCTCAAAAGATTACGGAAGTTTCCAACCCGGACTATCGTCCAGACATCAGAAGAGAGCAATGA
- the nyn-3 gene encoding RNase NYN domain-containing protein (Confirmed by transcript evidence), whose protein sequence is MMTNKTDKENAYFKPPTQEAISRPLVIDGCNIGRSASGYARTHVDCAGLVSVVRWLLIRRFDVTVFLPVVYNNVNNYNSKNAELLAKLEQLGIVTFTPARSGRGLRKAFINYDDLYVVSYAARHGGTIVSGDKFKDILNQPCYSDFHHVIRNRTVDVKFRPLTLDFVEYQSDRFYRHAPELFTYENTSQRTESLRQRLFALPHEPDYNLVKNSKRQVTDERRAYLCAELEAILISMSYAAGKMFRDVAELPCIDNCFHGLRVEDVAPKKFADAFYRKYPKREGRCDLLQEWVMEPVVEVSEKQTNSNELSDDVLVPTPLPLPEKSSQSVVNVNKGKIELPRDHSLGSLLQWFTLAEEANKIKK, encoded by the exons ATGATGACTAaca AAACCGATAAAGAAAATGCTTATTTCAAACCACCGACTCAAGAGGCAATATCGAGACCGCTTGTCATTGATGGATGCAACATTGGAAGAAGTGCCTCTGGATATGCTAGAAC tcacGTGGATTGTGCTGGCCTCGTCTCCGTTGTCCGATGGCTTCTTATTCGTAGATTTGac GTGACTGTTTTCCTGCCTGTTGTTTACAACAATGTTAATAATTATAACTCGAAAAATGCGGAACTACTTGCA aaattggaGCAACTTGGTATTGTGACATTCACGCCGGCTAGAAGTGGTCGGGGACTACGAAA GGCGTTTATCAATTATGATGATTTGTATGTGGTTTCGTATGCAGCCAGACATGGAGGTACAATTGTCAGTGGAGACAAGTTCAAAGATATTCTCAATCAACCGTGTTACAG TGACTTCCACCACGTCATCAGAAACCGAACAGTCGATGTAAAATTCCGACCGCTAACACTCGATTTCGTCGAATATCAATCAGATCGGTTTTATCGACATGCTCCCGAACTATTCACAT atgaaaacaCTAGTCAACGAACCGAATCTTTGCGTCAACGACTATTTGCGTTGCCTCATGAACCGGACTATAAtcttgtgaaaaattcgaaacgaCAAGTGACTGATGAGAGGAGAGCTTACTTGTGTGCTGAACTTGAAGCTATTCTCATTTCAATGAGTTATGCAGCCGGGAAAATGTTTCGAGATGTTGCAGAATTGCCATGTATTGATAAT TGTTTTCATGGATTAAGAGTGGAAGATGTTGCTCCGAAGAAATTTGCGGATGCATTCTacagaaaatatccgaaacgAGAAGGAAGATGTGATTTACTTCAAGAATGGGTTATGGAGCCTGTTGTAGAAGTTTCTGAGAAACAAACAAATAGCAATGAACTAAGTGATGATGTTCTTGTTCCAACTCCATTGCCTCTCCCGGAAAAGTCTAGTCAATCTGTCGTGAATGTTAATAAAGGAAAAATCGAACTTCCAAGAGATCATTCCCTTGGGTCGTTGCTTCAATGGTTCACACTGGCTGAAGAAGcaaataaaatcaagaaataa